Proteins from one Roseovarius nanhaiticus genomic window:
- a CDS encoding molybdopterin-binding protein translates to MKFGAVPLSEAEGAILAHSEAVPEGRLRKGLLLEAGHIAQLSAAGLSAVTVARLAPDDLHEDVAARHLAEALSDGSTGIRRSAPGTGRVNLIAEGPGVVQLDVDAIRAANAVDPMITVATLPQLAQIGRGGMIATIKIISYAVAGDLVTQACDISRGAIRLAAPQHRTASLIVTQTAAGAGDKGASAIAARVEALDMRLAETLHCPHDTAPLAVQLAAAQGEILLILTASATSDTYDTGPEALRAAGGTVTRFGMPVDPGNLLFLGHLGAKPVIGLPGCARAPSLNGADWVLSRIACGLDVTHDDIAAMGVGGLLKEIPSRPMPRRGKKSA, encoded by the coding sequence GTGAAATTCGGCGCCGTGCCCCTGAGCGAGGCCGAGGGCGCCATCCTCGCCCATTCCGAGGCGGTGCCGGAGGGCCGGCTGCGCAAGGGTCTGCTGCTGGAGGCGGGCCACATCGCGCAGCTCAGCGCGGCGGGGCTGAGCGCGGTCACCGTTGCACGGCTCGCGCCGGACGATCTGCACGAGGATGTGGCGGCCCGGCATCTGGCCGAAGCCCTGTCGGATGGCAGCACCGGCATCCGCCGCAGTGCGCCCGGCACGGGGCGTGTCAACCTCATTGCCGAGGGGCCGGGCGTTGTGCAACTGGACGTCGATGCGATCCGGGCGGCCAACGCCGTTGATCCGATGATCACGGTCGCGACCCTGCCGCAACTGGCGCAGATCGGCCGGGGCGGCATGATCGCCACGATCAAGATCATTTCCTACGCGGTTGCGGGCGATCTGGTGACACAGGCCTGCGACATATCGCGCGGCGCCATTCGCCTTGCCGCGCCGCAGCACCGTACCGCGTCGCTGATCGTGACCCAAACCGCGGCGGGCGCGGGCGACAAGGGGGCCTCCGCCATCGCCGCGCGCGTCGAGGCGCTGGATATGAGGTTGGCCGAAACGCTGCACTGCCCGCATGACACCGCGCCGCTGGCGGTACAATTGGCGGCGGCGCAGGGCGAAATCCTCCTCATTCTCACCGCGTCGGCCACGTCCGATACCTATGATACCGGCCCGGAGGCATTGCGCGCGGCGGGCGGGACGGTCACGCGCTTTGGCATGCCGGTGGATCCGGGCAACCTGCTCTTTCTCGGGCATCTTGGTGCAAAACCCGTCATCGGCTTGCCGGGTTGCGCCCGCGCGCCCAGCCTCAATGGCGCCGATTGGGTGCTGTCGCGCATCGCCTGCGGGCTGGACGTGACGCATGACGACATCGCGGCCATGGGCGTGGGCGGTCTGCTGAAGGAAATTCCCAGCCGCCCGATGCCGCGCCGCGGCAAGAAATCGGCGTAA
- a CDS encoding (2Fe-2S)-binding protein gives MSQVTMAVNGKSASGTIEGRTLLVDFLRETLGLTGTHVGCDTSQCGACVVHVDGKAVKACTMFAAEADGAEVDTIEGQAAPDGTLNKIQQAFQDHHGLQCGFCTPGMVMSAAALLKENPKPTEAEVRSYLTGNICRCTGYHNIVKSILAASGQDVSQIGGAIAAE, from the coding sequence ATGTCACAGGTCACGATGGCCGTGAATGGCAAGTCCGCGAGCGGCACTATTGAGGGCCGCACGCTTCTTGTCGATTTCCTGCGCGAAACGCTGGGTCTGACCGGCACGCATGTCGGTTGCGATACCAGCCAATGCGGCGCTTGCGTGGTCCATGTGGACGGAAAGGCGGTCAAGGCCTGCACCATGTTCGCCGCCGAAGCCGATGGTGCCGAGGTGGACACGATCGAGGGGCAGGCGGCGCCCGACGGCACCCTGAACAAGATCCAGCAGGCGTTTCAGGACCATCACGGCCTGCAGTGCGGATTTTGCACCCCCGGCATGGTGATGAGCGCGGCGGCCCTTCTGAAGGAAAACCCCAAGCCGACCGAGGCCGAGGTGCGCAGCTATCTGACCGGCAATATCTGCCGCTGCACCGGCTATCACAACATCGTCAAATCCATCCTCGCCGCCAGTGGCCAGGATGTCAGCCAGATCGGCGGCGCGATCGCTGCCGAGTAA
- a CDS encoding xanthine dehydrogenase family protein molybdopterin-binding subunit, whose amino-acid sequence MPKDNALDNGGIGASPKRREDVRFLSGTGNYTDDINLRGQAYVHFLRSDVAHGKLNGLDLSEAEKMPGVLRIFTGEDFKTAGSIPCGWQVTDRFGNPMQEPRHPVLAETHVRHVGDPIAAIVAETRDQARDAAEAIIVDMEELPAVVDMRAALEEGSTKVHEELTSNLCFDWGFVEENKQAVDDAIKNAAHVTTVELINNRLVPNAMEPRVAIGDYNRASGDSTLYTTSQNPHVIRLLMGAFVLNIPEHKLRVVAPDVGGGFGSKIYHYAEEAFCTFAAKALNRPVKWTCTRSEAFLSDAQARDHVTKIELALDKDNNFTAVRTDTLANMGAYLSTFAPSIPTWLHGTLMAGNYKTPLVYVNVRAVFTNTVPVDAYRGAGRPEATYQLERVIDKAARELGVDPIALRRQNFITEFPYQTPVAVEYDSGDFNCLIDKLEAQADLSGFDARRKESEKKGKLRGLGVNCFIEACGIAPSNLVGQLGARAGLYESATVRVNATGGITVMTGSHSHGQGHETVFPQVVADMIGIPADMIEIEHGDTANTPMGMGTYGSRSIAVGGSAMVRATEKIIAKAKKIAAHIMEASDGDIELKDGKFTVAGTDKSLAWGDVTLAAYVPHNYPLDEVEPGLEETAFYDPNNFTYPAGAYACEVEVDPETGKVTIEKFTTADDFGNIVNPMIVDGQVHGGLTQGIGQALMENCSYDADGQLLSASYMDYCMPRADDVPFFKIDHSNGTPCTHNPLGVKGCGEAGAIGSTPTVINAVVDALQSGGHKVDHVDMPVTPHRVWQAMQQG is encoded by the coding sequence ATGCCCAAGGATAATGCACTCGATAACGGCGGCATCGGCGCCAGCCCCAAGCGGCGCGAGGATGTCCGGTTTCTGTCGGGAACCGGCAACTATACCGACGATATCAATTTGCGCGGACAGGCCTATGTGCATTTCCTGCGCTCAGATGTAGCGCATGGCAAGCTGAACGGTCTGGACCTGAGCGAGGCCGAGAAGATGCCGGGTGTCCTGCGCATCTTTACCGGGGAGGATTTCAAGACTGCGGGCTCGATTCCCTGCGGCTGGCAAGTGACCGACCGCTTCGGCAACCCGATGCAAGAGCCGCGCCACCCGGTGCTGGCCGAGACCCATGTGCGTCATGTGGGCGACCCCATTGCCGCCATCGTCGCCGAGACGCGCGATCAGGCGCGCGACGCCGCCGAGGCGATCATCGTCGATATGGAGGAGTTGCCCGCCGTCGTTGACATGCGCGCAGCGCTGGAGGAGGGCAGTACGAAAGTACATGAAGAACTGACCAGTAACCTTTGTTTCGACTGGGGTTTCGTGGAGGAGAACAAGCAGGCGGTCGATGATGCGATCAAGAACGCCGCGCATGTCACCACCGTGGAGCTGATCAACAACCGCCTTGTGCCCAATGCGATGGAGCCGCGTGTGGCCATCGGCGATTACAACCGCGCAAGCGGCGACTCGACGCTCTATACCACGTCGCAGAATCCGCACGTGATCCGCCTGCTCATGGGCGCCTTCGTGCTGAATATCCCCGAGCACAAGCTGCGCGTCGTGGCGCCCGATGTGGGTGGCGGCTTTGGCTCCAAGATCTATCACTATGCCGAAGAGGCGTTCTGCACCTTTGCTGCCAAGGCCCTGAACCGGCCCGTGAAATGGACCTGCACCCGGTCCGAGGCGTTCCTGAGCGACGCGCAGGCGCGCGATCATGTGACCAAAATCGAGCTGGCGCTGGACAAGGACAACAATTTCACCGCCGTGCGGACCGACACGCTCGCCAATATGGGCGCGTATCTGAGCACTTTCGCGCCCTCGATCCCCACATGGCTGCATGGCACGCTGATGGCCGGCAATTACAAGACGCCGCTGGTCTATGTGAATGTGCGCGCGGTCTTTACCAACACTGTCCCGGTCGACGCCTATCGCGGCGCGGGCCGCCCCGAGGCGACCTATCAGCTGGAGCGTGTCATCGACAAGGCGGCGCGCGAGCTGGGCGTCGATCCCATTGCCTTGCGCCGCCAGAATTTCATCACCGAATTCCCCTATCAGACACCCGTTGCGGTCGAGTACGATTCCGGCGATTTCAATTGCTTGATCGACAAACTTGAAGCGCAGGCGGATCTGTCGGGCTTCGACGCGCGCCGCAAGGAGAGCGAGAAGAAGGGCAAGCTGCGCGGCCTCGGCGTCAATTGCTTTATAGAGGCTTGCGGCATCGCGCCCTCGAACCTGGTCGGGCAACTCGGCGCGCGCGCAGGGCTATATGAAAGTGCCACGGTGCGCGTCAACGCCACCGGCGGCATAACCGTGATGACCGGCAGCCACAGCCACGGGCAGGGGCACGAGACGGTGTTCCCGCAGGTCGTGGCCGACATGATCGGCATTCCTGCTGACATGATCGAGATCGAGCATGGCGATACCGCCAACACGCCGATGGGCATGGGCACCTACGGCTCGCGCTCGATCGCCGTGGGCGGCAGCGCGATGGTGCGCGCCACCGAGAAGATCATCGCCAAGGCCAAGAAGATCGCCGCGCATATCATGGAAGCGTCGGACGGCGATATCGAGCTGAAGGACGGCAAGTTTACCGTTGCTGGCACCGACAAATCGCTTGCCTGGGGGGACGTGACCTTGGCGGCTTATGTGCCGCACAACTACCCGCTCGACGAGGTGGAGCCGGGGCTGGAGGAGACCGCCTTTTACGATCCGAACAACTTCACCTATCCCGCCGGCGCCTATGCCTGCGAGGTGGAGGTCGATCCCGAGACCGGCAAGGTCACGATCGAGAAATTCACGACTGCCGATGATTTCGGCAATATCGTGAACCCGATGATCGTGGACGGTCAGGTGCATGGCGGCCTCACGCAGGGCATCGGCCAGGCGCTGATGGAGAATTGCAGCTATGACGCGGACGGGCAGCTATTGTCCGCGAGTTACATGGATTACTGCATGCCGCGCGCCGATGATGTGCCTTTCTTCAAGATCGACCACTCCAATGGCACGCCCTGCACCCACAACCCGCTGGGCGTGAAGGGCTGCGGCGAGGCGGGGGCCATCGGCTCAACGCCGACGGTGATCAACGCGGTTGTCGATGCGCTGCAATCGGGCGGGCACAAGGTGGACCATGTGGACATGCCCGTGACGCCGCACCGCGTCTGGCAGGCGATGCAGCAGGGCTGA
- a CDS encoding FAD binding domain-containing protein has translation MYAFEIERPTSIADAVKALKTEEAQPLGGGQTLIPTLKQRLAMPSVLVSLAGIKEMRGICKDDQGRMCIGAGTIHADVAEGGFPGLASLAAHIGDPAVRNRGTIGGSLANNDPSACYPAAALGAGAVIKTDKREIAADDYFQGMFDTALDEGEIITEVKFPVPEVSGYAKFEQPASRFALVGVFVAKFADGVRVAVTGASEGGVFRWSEAEEALSKSFDASALEGLSVPADVMIGDLHGTPAYRAHLVGVMTRRAVAAAK, from the coding sequence ATGTATGCATTCGAAATCGAGCGGCCGACCAGTATCGCCGATGCCGTGAAGGCACTGAAAACCGAGGAAGCGCAGCCGCTGGGGGGCGGTCAAACGCTGATCCCGACACTGAAGCAGCGGCTGGCCATGCCATCGGTGTTGGTCAGCCTCGCCGGCATCAAGGAGATGCGGGGCATTTGCAAAGACGATCAGGGGCGCATGTGCATCGGCGCGGGCACGATCCATGCGGACGTTGCCGAGGGCGGGTTTCCGGGGCTGGCGTCACTGGCGGCCCATATCGGCGACCCGGCGGTGCGCAATCGTGGCACGATCGGCGGCAGTCTGGCCAATAACGATCCATCGGCCTGCTATCCGGCGGCGGCCCTGGGGGCAGGCGCGGTGATCAAGACCGACAAGCGCGAGATCGCGGCGGATGACTATTTTCAAGGCATGTTCGACACGGCCCTGGACGAGGGCGAGATCATCACCGAGGTGAAGTTCCCCGTGCCGGAGGTGTCCGGTTATGCCAAGTTCGAGCAGCCCGCGTCGCGTTTTGCCTTGGTTGGCGTCTTTGTGGCGAAATTCGCGGATGGCGTGCGCGTAGCGGTGACGGGCGCATCCGAGGGCGGCGTTTTTCGCTGGTCCGAAGCCGAAGAGGCGCTGTCGAAATCCTTTGACGCCTCGGCGCTCGAGGGGCTGAGCGTTCCGGCGGACGTCATGATCGGGGATCTGCATGGCACGCCGGCATACCGGGCGCATCTGGTGGGCGTGATGACGCGCCGGGCAGTTGCTGCGGCCAAATGA
- a CDS encoding ferredoxin--NADP reductase produces the protein MNEMIQVTHAAQETAPRAAPALPDAQTVTQVTHWTDRLFSFRVTRPASLRFRSGEFVMIGLMGDPDPVTGRQKPLLRAYSIASPSWDDELEFYSIKVPDGPLTSKLQHIQPGDQVILRPKPVGTLVHDALLPGKRLWLFATGTGFAPFASLLRDPQTYQDYDEVIVTHTCRTVGELTYGAQLIEDVRGDEMLEELIGDNFAAKLRYYPTTTREQSSKMGRITDLMRSGEVYEDLGVPPLAPETDRAMICGNMAFNLELKALLEEYGLREGANSAPREYVVEKAFLD, from the coding sequence ATGAACGAGATGATCCAAGTGACCCATGCCGCCCAAGAGACCGCCCCGCGCGCCGCGCCCGCCCTGCCCGATGCGCAGACCGTCACGCAGGTCACGCATTGGACGGACCGGCTCTTTTCCTTTCGTGTGACGCGCCCGGCCTCGCTTCGGTTCCGCTCGGGCGAGTTCGTGATGATCGGCTTGATGGGCGATCCGGATCCTGTGACCGGCAGGCAAAAGCCCCTGCTGCGCGCCTATTCCATTGCGTCCCCCTCCTGGGATGACGAGCTGGAATTCTACTCGATCAAGGTGCCGGACGGACCGCTGACGTCCAAGCTGCAGCATATTCAGCCGGGCGATCAAGTAATCCTGCGCCCCAAGCCCGTCGGCACCCTCGTGCATGACGCGCTCTTGCCTGGCAAGCGGCTCTGGCTCTTTGCCACGGGCACGGGGTTTGCGCCTTTTGCCTCGCTCTTGCGTGATCCGCAAACCTACCAGGATTACGACGAGGTAATCGTCACGCATACCTGCCGCACGGTGGGCGAGCTGACCTACGGCGCGCAACTGATCGAGGATGTTCGCGGTGATGAGATGCTGGAAGAGCTGATCGGCGACAATTTCGCCGCCAAGCTGCGCTACTACCCGACCACGACCCGCGAGCAGAGCTCCAAGATGGGCCGGATCACGGATCTGATGCGCTCGGGCGAAGTCTACGAGGATCTGGGCGTGCCGCCCCTCGCGCCCGAGACCGACCGCGCGATGATCTGCGGCAACATGGCCTTCAACCTGGAGCTCAAGGCGCTTCTGGAAGAATACGGCCTGCGCGAGGGCGCCAATTCTGCACCGCGCGAATATGTTGTCGAGAAGGCCTTTCTGGACTGA
- a CDS encoding DUF934 domain-containing protein: MSVIVTDAGFGPDDWTLPIVALEDARDGVGINLASSVDPAELAGRLPDIALIRVNFPTSADGRGFSIARQLRLMGYDGRLRAQGHILADQYAMARRCGFDEVEIDEALAARQPEDQWLFRADWRAHDYQSRLRG; this comes from the coding sequence ATGAGCGTTATCGTTACCGATGCGGGCTTTGGTCCCGATGACTGGACCCTGCCCATCGTCGCGCTGGAGGATGCGCGGGATGGCGTCGGCATCAACCTGGCCTCCAGCGTGGACCCTGCCGAACTTGCGGGCCGCCTGCCCGACATCGCCCTGATCCGCGTCAATTTTCCTACCTCGGCCGATGGGCGCGGCTTTTCCATTGCACGGCAGTTGCGCCTGATGGGCTATGACGGGCGCCTGCGCGCGCAGGGACACATTCTGGCCGATCAATACGCCATGGCGCGGCGCTGCGGTTTCGACGAGGTCGAGATCGATGAGGCGCTTGCCGCCCGCCAACCCGAGGATCAGTGGCTTTTTCGGGCAGATTGGCGCGCGCATGACTACCAGTCACGCCTGCGCGGCTGA
- a CDS encoding phosphoadenylyl-sulfate reductase: MSRHETPITALQARADALNADYRYHSAIAVLARALHDPDVGQLALVSSFGAESVVLLHMVALARRDTPVIFLETGMLFTETLIYQQELAERLGLRDMRVIRPDTAEIKARDSTGQLNQSDPDACCALRKTVPLARALSGFEGWITGRKRYQGAARADLEFFEVEEPNGEHAGRLKVNPLAHWQPGDARTYIEENRLPRHPLVAQGYPSIGCMPCTSPVQDGEDERAGRWKGQDKTECGIHLVDGKFVKQGESA; the protein is encoded by the coding sequence ATGTCGCGGCATGAGACCCCCATAACCGCGCTTCAGGCGCGCGCCGATGCGCTGAACGCGGACTATCGCTATCATTCGGCGATTGCTGTCCTCGCGCGCGCTTTGCATGACCCGGATGTGGGCCAACTGGCGCTGGTCTCGTCCTTCGGCGCGGAATCGGTCGTGCTTTTGCATATGGTGGCCTTGGCGCGGCGCGACACGCCCGTGATCTTCCTCGAGACCGGAATGCTCTTTACCGAAACGCTGATCTACCAGCAGGAATTGGCCGAGCGTCTGGGCCTGAGGGATATGCGCGTCATTCGCCCCGACACCGCGGAAATCAAGGCGCGCGACAGCACCGGTCAGCTGAACCAGAGCGATCCCGACGCCTGCTGCGCCCTGCGCAAGACCGTGCCGCTGGCCCGCGCCCTCAGCGGGTTTGAAGGCTGGATCACGGGACGCAAACGGTATCAGGGCGCGGCGCGCGCAGATCTGGAATTCTTCGAGGTCGAAGAGCCAAATGGCGAGCATGCAGGCCGGCTTAAGGTCAACCCGCTGGCTCATTGGCAACCCGGAGACGCGCGCACATACATCGAGGAAAACCGCCTGCCCCGCCACCCGCTGGTGGCGCAAGGATACCCTTCCATCGGCTGCATGCCCTGCACCTCGCCCGTTCAGGACGGCGAGGATGAGCGCGCTGGCCGCTGGAAGGGCCAGGATAAGACCGAATGCGGCATCCATCTGGTGGATGGAAAATTTGTCAAACAAGGAGAAAGCGCATGA
- a CDS encoding nitrite/sulfite reductase — MYTYSEFDAAFVAERNRQFRAQVARRVNGSLTEEEFKPMRLMNGLYLQLHAYMLRVAIPYGTLSARQMRQLAMIAERWDKGYGHFTTRQNIQFNWPNLADVPDILDALAEVQMHAIQTSGNTIRNVTADHFAGAAADEVADPRPIAELIRQWSTDHPEFQFLPRKFKVAVTGSPMDRAVTLAHDIGLRIVQRGTRMGYQVLVGGGLGRTPMIGKVLHDFLPEEDLLPYLEAVVSVWNTIGRRDNKFKSRIKITVHEHGIDDIRARVEARYALIRSQFSGVDQQLLGAIREQFAPPAFHAAETQAYDAARAADPVFRAWADTNLAAHRARGYAIVSISLKAHGETPGDATAEQMRVMADLAERYGHEELRISHEQNVILPHVNKAHLPSVHAALRRVGLATANIGLISDIIACPGMDYCALATARSIPIAQQIATRFDALKLEHEIGEMKIKISGCINACGHHHVGHIGILGLDRAGVESYQITIGGDGGADARLGDRTGPGFSAEDIVPAIEKIMLAYLAHRSDASESFLQTYRRLGMDPFKAALYGDTDAKPRRKAEAHVAA, encoded by the coding sequence ATGTACACGTATTCCGAATTCGACGCCGCTTTCGTGGCCGAGCGCAATCGCCAGTTCCGGGCCCAGGTCGCTCGGCGCGTCAACGGCAGCCTGACAGAGGAAGAGTTCAAGCCGATGCGCCTGATGAATGGCCTCTACCTGCAGCTGCACGCCTACATGCTGCGCGTCGCGATTCCCTACGGCACGCTCAGCGCGCGCCAGATGCGTCAGCTTGCCATGATCGCCGAGCGGTGGGACAAGGGCTATGGCCATTTCACCACGCGCCAGAACATACAGTTCAATTGGCCCAACCTGGCCGATGTGCCCGATATTCTGGACGCACTGGCCGAGGTACAGATGCACGCGATCCAGACCAGCGGCAACACGATCCGCAATGTCACCGCAGATCATTTCGCAGGCGCCGCCGCAGATGAGGTGGCGGACCCGCGCCCCATCGCCGAGTTGATCCGCCAGTGGTCGACAGATCACCCTGAATTTCAGTTCCTGCCGCGCAAGTTCAAGGTCGCCGTTACCGGCAGCCCCATGGACCGCGCTGTGACGCTTGCGCATGACATCGGCCTACGCATTGTGCAGCGCGGAACCAGGATGGGCTATCAGGTACTGGTGGGGGGCGGTCTCGGCCGCACGCCAATGATCGGCAAAGTGCTGCATGACTTCCTGCCCGAGGAGGATCTGCTGCCCTATCTTGAAGCTGTCGTAAGCGTCTGGAACACCATCGGGCGGCGCGACAACAAGTTCAAATCGCGCATCAAGATTACGGTACACGAGCACGGCATCGACGATATCCGCGCCCGCGTCGAGGCGCGCTACGCGCTCATTCGCTCGCAATTCAGCGGCGTCGATCAGCAGCTTTTGGGTGCCATACGGGAGCAGTTTGCACCGCCCGCCTTTCACGCGGCAGAGACGCAAGCCTATGACGCGGCCCGCGCCGCCGATCCCGTCTTTCGCGCCTGGGCCGACACCAATCTGGCCGCGCATCGCGCGCGGGGCTATGCCATCGTCTCGATCAGCCTCAAGGCACATGGCGAGACACCGGGCGATGCCACCGCCGAGCAGATGCGCGTCATGGCCGATCTCGCCGAGCGATATGGCCATGAAGAGCTGCGCATCAGCCATGAGCAGAACGTGATCCTGCCGCATGTGAACAAGGCCCACCTGCCCAGCGTCCATGCCGCGCTGCGCCGCGTCGGCCTCGCCACGGCCAATATCGGCCTCATCAGCGATATCATTGCCTGCCCCGGCATGGATTACTGCGCTTTGGCGACGGCCCGCTCGATCCCCATCGCCCAGCAGATCGCCACCCGCTTTGACGCGCTCAAGCTTGAGCATGAGATCGGCGAGATGAAGATCAAGATCTCGGGCTGCATCAACGCGTGCGGGCATCACCATGTGGGCCATATTGGTATTCTCGGCCTCGACCGTGCCGGTGTTGAAAGCTACCAGATCACCATCGGCGGTGACGGCGGTGCAGATGCGCGCCTCGGAGATCGCACCGGGCCAGGCTTCTCGGCGGAGGATATCGTGCCAGCCATCGAAAAGATCATGCTGGCCTATCTTGCCCATCGCTCCGATGCGTCCGAGAGCTTCCTGCAAACATATCGACGCCTTGGCATGGATCCCTTCAAGGCAGCGCTTTATGGAGACACCGACGCCAAGCCACGCAGAAAGGCGGAGGCCCATGTCGCGGCATGA
- a CDS encoding DUF2849 domain-containing protein: MPREFTSKVVTANALLEGDVVYLTEADTWTRHLSEAEILTDEADADIRLLGAQGRASEVVGAYLADVAPGAAGPQPTHFREEFRRTGPSNYFHGKQAAR; this comes from the coding sequence ATGCCACGTGAATTTACCTCAAAAGTCGTCACAGCCAATGCGCTATTGGAAGGCGACGTCGTCTACCTGACCGAGGCCGATACCTGGACGCGCCATCTGTCCGAGGCCGAAATCCTGACCGACGAGGCCGATGCCGACATACGCCTTTTGGGCGCGCAAGGCCGTGCAAGCGAGGTTGTCGGCGCCTATCTGGCCGATGTCGCGCCCGGAGCCGCCGGCCCGCAGCCCACGCATTTTCGCGAGGAGTTCCGCCGCACCGGTCCCTCCAACTATTTTCACGGCAAGCAGGCGGCGCGCTAG
- a CDS encoding siroheme synthase encodes MRHFPIFIALEGRRVVLSGGGDAALAKLRLLMKTEARLTVFSEAPAPEIESWAGAGRLSLVRRRMDPGDALCAALFYAADEDAAEDARTVALARADGALTNIVDNLSGSQFITPAIVDRDPVTIAIGTEGTAPVLARAIKADIEAMLPARLGPLARAARAFRGIAEALPMGRARRAFWSAFFFRSGPEALERGEDLQTVLDAQLAQHLGKGTEPGRITFAIVASGDPELLPHKTRRILHEADLVLHGDTMSPGVLELARREAVFGPLPDHAAPLIKAAVAGEHVLCLMPSAPDTRIVAACHGAGLTPHIIPGIVPVPNLVPLEETA; translated from the coding sequence GTGAGACATTTTCCGATCTTCATAGCACTGGAGGGGCGCCGCGTGGTGCTGTCGGGTGGCGGTGATGCCGCGCTGGCCAAGCTGCGTCTTCTGATGAAGACCGAGGCGCGGCTGACCGTCTTTTCCGAAGCACCCGCGCCCGAGATCGAAAGCTGGGCCGGCGCGGGCCGCCTTTCGCTCGTGCGTCGCCGCATGGACCCGGGCGATGCGCTTTGCGCCGCGCTTTTCTACGCCGCCGATGAGGACGCCGCCGAGGATGCGCGCACCGTGGCGTTGGCGCGCGCGGACGGCGCACTGACAAACATCGTCGACAATCTGAGCGGCAGCCAGTTCATCACGCCCGCCATTGTCGACCGCGACCCCGTGACCATCGCCATCGGCACCGAAGGCACGGCGCCCGTTCTGGCCCGCGCGATTAAGGCCGATATCGAGGCGATGCTGCCCGCCCGCCTTGGCCCCCTCGCCCGTGCTGCGCGTGCGTTCCGAGGTATCGCCGAGGCGCTGCCCATGGGCCGCGCCCGCCGCGCCTTCTGGAGTGCATTTTTCTTCCGCAGCGGCCCCGAGGCGCTGGAGCGCGGCGAGGATTTGCAGACCGTCCTGGACGCGCAGCTGGCGCAGCATCTCGGGAAAGGTACAGAGCCGGGCCGCATTACCTTCGCAATCGTCGCGAGCGGCGACCCCGAGCTTCTGCCCCACAAGACGCGCCGCATTCTGCATGAGGCCGATCTGGTGCTGCACGGGGATACCATGTCGCCGGGCGTGCTTGAGCTGGCCCGGCGCGAGGCCGTTTTCGGCCCCCTGCCGGACCATGCTGCACCCCTGATCAAGGCCGCGGTTGCCGGAGAACATGTCCTCTGTCTCATGCCCTCCGCGCCCGATACGCGGATTGTCGCGGCCTGTCATGGCGCAGGTCTGACGCCGCATATCATTCCGGGCATTGTGCCCGTGCCCAATCTAGTCCCACTCGAGGAGACCGCCTGA
- a CDS encoding Lrp/AsnC family transcriptional regulator: MAVRLDDLDRKILGQLQEDGGQSLDDIAKSVGSSKTPVWNRIRKMREAGVIKHQTYLLDAEALGFEACFFVLIRTSEHDAEWQQAFLRALKGRPEVQEAHRLAGDIDYILKVRVRNARAYDTFYQALISEVKVHNVTALLSMEEIKSTTILPL, translated from the coding sequence ATGGCCGTTCGTCTGGATGATCTGGATCGGAAGATCCTTGGGCAGTTGCAAGAAGATGGGGGGCAGTCGCTGGACGATATCGCCAAATCCGTCGGCAGTTCCAAGACGCCGGTCTGGAACCGGATTCGCAAGATGCGCGAGGCCGGGGTCATCAAACATCAGACCTATTTGCTGGATGCCGAGGCACTGGGATTTGAGGCGTGCTTTTTCGTGCTGATCCGCACGTCCGAGCATGATGCGGAGTGGCAGCAGGCCTTTCTCAGGGCGCTGAAGGGCCGCCCCGAAGTGCAAGAGGCGCACCGGTTGGCGGGCGATATCGACTATATCCTGAAGGTGCGCGTCAGAAATGCGCGCGCCTACGACACGTTCTATCAGGCGCTGATCTCAGAGGTGAAAGTGCATAATGTGACCGCGCTCTTGTCGATGGAAGAGATCAAATCGACCACAATCCTGCCGCTATGA